The genomic DNA GGAGTCAGCCAGGGTTTGCTCAAGCCGGACGTCTCCGCCTATGGCGACGGGTCGGTCTCTCTGGAGAAAGGTGGTGGCTACGAGACCTTCGGCGGGACCAGCGCCGCCGCGGCGCACATCGGTGGGATCGCTGCCCTGCTTGTGGAGGCCAAGCCCGATGCCCCTCCCGCAGAACTCACCGACGCGCTGTTCAAATCCGCCGTCGATCATGGGCCGCCCGGCTTCGATCTGCAGTATGGGGAAGGCCTGGTCGATGCCTTCGAGGCCCTGGACATTCTGATCAATCCCTGCAAGTTCAGCGGGGGCGACGCCGACGGGGACTCGATTTGCCAGGATTTCGACAACTGCCCCAATGTCCCCAACACCGATCAGCTGGATACAGATGGTGATGGATCGGGTGATGCTTGCGACCCCGATGACGATGGGGATGGTGTCGATGACGTGGTGGACAACTGTCCCCTGACCGCCAACGCGGACCAGGCCGACGGCGACAGCGACGGCCTGGGTGACGTGTGCGACACCTGCCCCGCGGACCCGGACAACGACATCGACACGGACGGCGTGTGCGGCGACGTGGACAACTGCCCGACGACGGCGAACGCGGACCAGGCGGACGGCGACAGCGACGGCCTGGGCGACGTGTGCGACACCTGCCCGGCGGACCCGGACAACGACATCGACACGGACGGCGTGTGCGGCGACGTGGACAACTGCCCGACGACGGCGAACGCGGACCAGGCTGATGGCGACAACGACGGCCTGGGTGATGCTTGTGACAGCTGTCCCGCGGATCCCGACAACGACATCGACACGGACGGCGTGTGCGGCGACGTGGACAATTGCCCGACGACGGCGAACGCGGACCAGGCCGACAGTGATTCTGACGGTGTCGGTGATGTATGCGACAACTGTCCTTCCACCCCGAATCCGGATCAGGCGGATAGCGATGGAGACGGGACGGGCGATGCTTGCGAGGGTGGCCCCGACGCGGATCATGATGGTGTTGTCGACGGGTTCGACAACTGTCCCAATACGCCGAATCCGGGACAGGAAAATCGAGATGGTGACGCGTTCGGTGATGTTTGCGATGCCTGTCCCGACGACCCGGAGAACGACATTGACACGGACGGCATTTGCGGTGACGTGGACAACTGCCCGACCACGGCCAATCCGGTCCAGGAAGATGCTGACGGCGACCAGGTGGGGGACGCCTGCGATTGCGCTCCGAGTGACGCTGGTGTGTCGGCTCCGGCCACGACCCTCGGGTCGAGCGTGGTTTTCGGGGCCGACAAGCTGACGCTGAGCTGGGCGGCGCAGGGCGACGCGCAGACCTACAACGTCTACAAGGGCAAGATCGCCGCCGGTGCCGGTTTCCACTACGACCACACCTGCCATGAGCTGGACTTGCCGGTGACCGAAAGCCAGGATGGGGCCCACCCGGGACGCGGAGAGCTGTTCTATTACCTGGTGAGCGCCGACAACTGCTTTGGCGAGGGAGACCTTGGAACGGACTCCGGCGGCACTTCGAGGCCGGGCTCCGACGCCTGTGCGGACAGCGATACGGACGGTGTTCGCGACGCCGTCGACAATTGTGCTTCGGATCCGAATCCTGACCAGGCTGACGCTGATTTCGATGGCTTGGGCGACGTGTGTGACACCTGTCCCGCAGACCCGGACAACGACATCGATGGTGATGGTGTGTGTGGTGACGTGGACAACTGCCCCGCGGATTACAACCCCGGGCAGGAAGACGCCGACGGTGACGGTACGGGCGATGTCTG from Acidobacteriota bacterium includes the following:
- a CDS encoding thrombospondin type 3 repeat-containing protein → MVPIVVRLSLPSGGQGLRGAARLAWQRRQAAEVGGEVLRFLRSYEASGRVRRPRLLWINRSISVRVTPDVAWAVTQIDGVSQVLLDREIPPTWKDGDQSGPNPNASVTETLRRMNVDQVWQEGYTGKGVVLALIDTGVDRTHPDLADHIWTNPGEVPGDGIDNDNNGYVDDVNGWDFLDDDPNPDDDDGHGTNMAGIAVGDGTDGTQTGAAPDAELMVLRRGTTQSSFWEAMQYAIDNGAHIVLSGISVQWKASPRPDYGSWREATDSELAAGILHIHSIGNYGNQQGKNPVPYNIGAPANCPSPQLHDGQDPIGGLSAVIGVANMVLATDLISTKSARGPSEWVDIRQDVDPSYPYDMPVEYRDYPYLPGVSQGLLKPDVSAYGDGSVSLEKGGGYETFGGTSAAAAHIGGIAALLVEAKPDAPPAELTDALFKSAVDHGPPGFDLQYGEGLVDAFEALDILINPCKFSGGDADGDSICQDFDNCPNVPNTDQLDTDGDGSGDACDPDDDGDGVDDVVDNCPLTANADQADGDSDGLGDVCDTCPADPDNDIDTDGVCGDVDNCPTTANADQADGDSDGLGDVCDTCPADPDNDIDTDGVCGDVDNCPTTANADQADGDNDGLGDACDSCPADPDNDIDTDGVCGDVDNCPTTANADQADSDSDGVGDVCDNCPSTPNPDQADSDGDGTGDACEGGPDADHDGVVDGFDNCPNTPNPGQENRDGDAFGDVCDACPDDPENDIDTDGICGDVDNCPTTANPVQEDADGDQVGDACDCAPSDAGVSAPATTLGSSVVFGADKLTLSWAAQGDAQTYNVYKGKIAAGAGFHYDHTCHELDLPVTESQDGAHPGRGELFYYLVSADNCFGEGDLGTDSGGTSRPGSDACADSDTDGVRDAVDNCASDPNPDQADADFDGLGDVCDTCPADPDNDIDGDGVCGDVDNCPADYNPGQEDADGDGTGDVCDTMQDSDGDGVADAVDNCPNISNADQADGDNDGLGDACDSCPADPDNDIDGDGVCGDVDNCPATANADQADGDNDGLGDACDSCPADPD